Genomic window (Bacillus vallismortis):
TGAATACGTCATGCGCATCCCCATCAAGCTCACTCGCGTAATGGACACCCTGTACGAAGGTGCCTTCTGCTTTCGCAATGTCGACAGCTTCCATGATCAACTCCATATAATCCGGCTCATTCATCGGATAAAGGGCAAATTGGCATGGCGCTTCCGCGTTCAGGCTCCGGACAGCATCTTCATTGACACGATTATCGTCTGCGGAAAGATATGTATCTTCTTGTGTGTCGCCCGGGCATCCGATGGAAAACGTGCCGTTCATGACGATGTGTTTTTCGCTGTTTGCCGCGTTAAGATAAATGGCTTTGGCTGCATCGAATACATGATCAGCTGATCCTCGTAAGACTGTGCTGATATGGTCGGTTTTCGTCCAAACCTTAGATGTGTCGGTTTTTTTCAGTGCGGACTTGATCACATTGATAAAATCATCTGTCATCGGATATAAAGAGAACCGAAAACCGGCGATTCTGCTTGTACCGCATATTTGCTCCATTTCTTTCACCCCTTGTTTTTTGGTAAAATAAAAAACTGCATATTCTAAGGGAATATGCAGTAAGAGATCGATTAAGCGCACAAAAAATACACCATTCGGTCAACCTGCACTTCCCCACGCTGGTATTATCCAGATCGGGTCATAAGGGATCAAAACGCGTTACTCCCGCGCTTTATCTCAGCCAAAACAGCACCCCTAGTGCTTTCCGTATACAATTTTTTATGTTGACATCATAATAGATGATAAGAATCATTTTGTA
Coding sequences:
- a CDS encoding Ykof family thiamine-binding protein, encoding MEQICGTSRIAGFRFSLYPMTDDFINVIKSALKKTDTSKVWTKTDHISTVLRGSADHVFDAAKAIYLNAANSEKHIVMNGTFSIGCPGDTQEDTYLSADDNRVNEDAVRSLNAEAPCQFALYPMNEPDYMELIMEAVDIAKAEGTFVQGVHYASELDGDAHDVFRTLEAVFRMAEKQTKHVTMTVNLSANSPSRKNRKQG